One Syntrophaceae bacterium DNA window includes the following coding sequences:
- a CDS encoding AAA family ATPase: MDYFRILHLKREPFSNSPEPDFFFESDQHLGCLQRLELSIRLRRGLNVVIGDVGTGKTTLCRRMIQRLGSSDEDRGRIATHLILDPDFGSAIECLTTISESFGLGIPERPVTEWQLRENIKNYLYQQGVDGGKITVLIIDEGQKLSSTSIEILREFLNYETNEFKLLQIVIFAQSEFEEILKNHPNFTDRINLLYRLQPLRFRQTQAMVTFRIARASGQDGIPKLFTRPALWAVHFATGGFPRKIITLCHEVLLALIIQNRAKADSSLVWACAKRLAMYDRFRGKTLKVAFAVLMLLIVGGLLIQAPDLVRTFGVDAKKQSIARIPEVSQPAQAVVAVNPPVKAVASEASRQPPAEKLVEAAKIPVTLGRIAISQGGTVWWILSDVYGQWNLGIYQAFQKANPDIENLNRVPAGKVLQFPAVQAANPTANKGVWVQIASGHTLDEAYRILRDRQKQITDLKMLAYWNSREGTVFSVVSGEHFIDEASAIIYIRKLPPSIRSGVKVLNGKWESDTVFFSQL, from the coding sequence ATGGACTACTTCAGGATCCTACATCTTAAGAGAGAGCCCTTTTCCAACTCGCCGGAGCCGGATTTTTTTTTCGAGTCCGACCAGCACTTGGGGTGCCTCCAGCGACTGGAACTCTCCATCCGCCTGCGCCGCGGCCTGAATGTTGTCATTGGTGACGTCGGGACGGGCAAGACCACCCTGTGCCGACGCATGATCCAGCGCCTGGGGTCGTCAGATGAAGACAGGGGCAGGATTGCCACTCACCTCATACTGGACCCCGATTTCGGAAGCGCCATCGAATGTCTGACCACGATATCCGAATCATTCGGACTCGGGATCCCGGAACGACCGGTTACGGAGTGGCAACTCCGGGAGAACATCAAGAATTACCTGTATCAGCAGGGAGTGGACGGAGGGAAGATCACTGTCCTGATCATCGATGAGGGACAGAAGCTGTCGTCCACCTCCATCGAGATTCTCCGGGAGTTTCTAAATTACGAGACAAACGAGTTCAAGCTCCTGCAGATTGTCATTTTCGCCCAGAGCGAATTCGAAGAGATCCTGAAGAATCATCCCAATTTCACGGATCGGATCAACCTCCTGTATCGCCTCCAGCCCCTCCGGTTCCGGCAGACCCAGGCCATGGTTACATTCAGGATTGCCCGGGCCAGCGGTCAAGATGGGATCCCGAAGCTCTTTACCCGACCGGCTCTGTGGGCCGTACATTTTGCCACGGGCGGGTTTCCTCGGAAGATCATTACGCTATGCCATGAAGTCCTTCTGGCTCTCATCATTCAGAATCGTGCAAAAGCGGACTCGTCCCTTGTCTGGGCCTGTGCAAAGCGACTTGCAATGTATGACCGGTTCCGGGGCAAGACGCTGAAGGTGGCTTTTGCCGTTCTGATGCTGCTGATTGTCGGCGGTCTGCTGATCCAGGCACCGGACCTCGTGAGAACCTTCGGCGTTGACGCGAAGAAGCAATCCATTGCACGGATCCCGGAGGTTTCTCAACCTGCGCAGGCGGTCGTGGCTGTCAATCCGCCCGTTAAAGCAGTGGCTTCGGAAGCTTCCAGGCAGCCTCCTGCAGAAAAGCTCGTGGAGGCTGCCAAAATACCGGTAACGCTCGGTCGCATTGCCATCAGTCAAGGAGGAACGGTCTGGTGGATCCTGAGTGACGTCTATGGCCAGTGGAACCTGGGAATCTACCAGGCATTTCAGAAAGCGAACCCGGACATTGAGAATTTGAACCGGGTGCCGGCGGGAAAGGTCCTTCAATTCCCCGCCGTTCAGGCCGCGAATCCAACTGCCAACAAAGGTGTCTGGGTCCAGATCGCAAGCGGGCATACGTTGGATGAAGCCTACAGGATTCTGCGTGACCGGCAGAAACAGATCACAGACTTGAAGATGCTTGCCTATTGGAACAGTCGTGAAGGAACCGTGTTTTCGGTTGTATCGGGAGAGCATTTCATCGATGAGGCATCGGCGATCATCTATATCCGGAAACTCCCACCTTCGATCCGATCGGGAGTTAAAGTATTGAACGGAAAGTGGGAGTCCGACACGGTATTTTTCTCTCAGCTATAA
- the pilQ gene encoding type IV pilus secretin PilQ: MRSSLFGFAFILLFVFALTGCSKPLNVKQDPFFEKWQTLSEKSTGNSPTPRVREFDLDELVAKEEARLADEKVRATAGRHLPKMKVNLKMRQAEVKAVIRSLAKAANRNILVKNDIKGDITVDFHNTPWDRAFESILNTHGLSYVWEGDVIRVMTEADKEQDLKRKTQESDVRRVEPLLNVVVPVDYADANSLRENLETFLTKEKDGKTFRGSVKLDKHTNSLIIQAIRDDLTKMIPIIKRLDKPTPQILIKAHIVEATKDVARRLGVQWGGGYQNTFGKESYWVTPGGTNTVGTLPTNPIAGGYNPLGSGGTGGDIGSYGLSGQGIGLNFPGTALSNAAGGFGALGLMYGTIGGNILELQLNALQTDGKVNILSSPSITTLDNQKAYTESGERVPYETTSTTGSTSTTTVNWEDAVLRLEITPHVIDDVHLKMSINVKKNEVDLTRTTRSGYPFIIKKQTETNLIVRNEETIVISGLSKQRVDNRDTGLPWVKDVPVLGWLVKSDNKSDAMEELLVFVTPKILPQYQKTSSVDSWKVETKDTKPVK, encoded by the coding sequence ATGAGAAGCTCCTTATTCGGGTTCGCCTTCATCCTGCTTTTTGTTTTCGCCCTGACGGGCTGCTCAAAGCCTCTGAACGTCAAGCAGGACCCCTTCTTTGAAAAGTGGCAGACCCTATCGGAGAAATCAACGGGGAATTCGCCGACGCCGAGGGTTCGTGAGTTCGATCTCGATGAACTCGTGGCCAAGGAAGAGGCTCGCCTGGCTGATGAAAAGGTGCGTGCGACGGCAGGGCGCCATCTCCCCAAGATGAAAGTCAACCTGAAGATGCGCCAGGCGGAGGTCAAAGCGGTAATCCGGTCACTTGCCAAGGCGGCGAACCGGAACATCCTGGTGAAAAACGACATCAAGGGGGACATCACCGTCGATTTCCACAACACTCCCTGGGACCGGGCGTTCGAGAGCATCCTCAATACGCACGGATTGAGCTACGTCTGGGAAGGGGACGTCATCCGGGTCATGACCGAAGCGGACAAGGAGCAGGACCTCAAGCGAAAGACCCAGGAGAGCGATGTCCGACGGGTCGAACCTCTCCTGAACGTGGTTGTGCCGGTCGATTATGCCGACGCAAACAGTTTGAGGGAAAATCTTGAAACCTTCCTGACGAAGGAAAAGGACGGCAAGACGTTCCGCGGTTCCGTAAAATTGGACAAGCATACGAATTCCCTGATCATCCAGGCCATTCGAGACGACCTGACAAAGATGATCCCCATCATCAAAAGGCTCGACAAGCCTACCCCGCAGATTCTGATCAAGGCACATATTGTAGAGGCGACGAAGGATGTTGCCCGGCGTCTCGGTGTTCAATGGGGCGGCGGCTATCAGAATACATTCGGCAAAGAGAGCTATTGGGTCACTCCCGGCGGAACCAATACGGTGGGCACGTTGCCGACAAACCCCATAGCCGGCGGGTATAATCCTCTCGGATCGGGGGGAACTGGCGGAGATATCGGAAGCTACGGGCTGTCCGGACAGGGCATAGGATTGAATTTTCCCGGTACGGCCCTTTCAAATGCAGCCGGAGGCTTTGGCGCTCTCGGGCTGATGTATGGAACCATCGGCGGGAATATCCTGGAACTTCAGCTCAATGCTCTCCAGACCGACGGCAAGGTCAACATCCTTTCGAGCCCGTCAATCACGACCTTGGACAACCAGAAGGCCTATACGGAAAGCGGAGAGCGGGTTCCCTACGAAACGACCAGCACCACAGGATCAACTTCCACCACGACGGTTAACTGGGAAGATGCGGTCCTGCGGCTCGAAATTACGCCCCATGTGATTGATGATGTTCACCTGAAGATGTCAATCAACGTCAAGAAAAATGAAGTGGATCTCACTCGGACCACGAGATCGGGCTACCCGTTCATTATCAAAAAGCAGACGGAAACAAACCTGATTGTCCGTAATGAAGAAACCATCGTCATTTCCGGCTTGAGCAAACAGAGAGTTGACAATCGGGATACCGGGCTTCCATGGGTGAAGGACGTTCCTGTCTTGGGGTGGCTCGTCAAGAGCGACAACAAGAGCGATGCCATGGAAGAGCTGCTTGTCTTCGTGACCCCGAAGATTCTGCCACAGTACCAGAAGACCTCCAGCGTTGATTCATGGAAGGTGGAAACAAAAGATACAAAACCGGTCAAGTAG
- the pilM gene encoding pilus assembly protein PilM: protein MARNNDITSTEKLLDVIRDKKDEAPSPSPAPPKVQVPKKNVVAFSPKKSGSRTMNVGIDAGHEFIRLVKTVRTTDGKWKLLDARKLPYPVGVTKGTPELITFLRDELAKFGCSAKDNCGLWMIMSAAEVEVRHIRIPKVAKKQIANAVYWGMRKEYSFDEKENIFDFEVQGEVIDQGIPKLSVMAYTAPKKVVDETRRQFAQAGIPLDGMVITPFAVQNIFRTGWMAAAKETVASLFIGNEFSRIDVYSKGNLVMSRGIKTGVRSMVEALMETYNDERRPDPDAPSGRRVMTFEEARQIVFGLSPESPTKEERERSGLTEQDVFKMLEPALERLARQVERTFEYFMTNVSNDRVEQIFVSSVMNVYRPMLDYVGEQLAIERDIFDPLDPKFADIPSNLNLTPSERIAFMPALGVALSDNAHTPNVIFTYQQKEEAEQIQKINRFIFGGFIAGLAVCALIFGYQFLQMSQKKDAIGKLEAKLAQFSPQVTQSMVSDLLASMKQRRDVLHDYSVRYLGMAIIGELTALTPPDIRLLSVKSGLDYPVAAKTASTPQAQGAAPATPPPPQAGAPAAAGTAAKEMLLEGLIFGDAATFESQLFRYRVALENSPLFKSVTVKKQDLEPFRKGRVLHFIISMQIG from the coding sequence TTGGCCCGGAACAACGATATCACCTCCACGGAAAAACTCCTCGACGTTATCAGGGACAAGAAAGACGAGGCGCCATCGCCATCCCCGGCTCCCCCAAAAGTTCAGGTGCCGAAGAAGAACGTCGTGGCCTTCTCCCCCAAAAAGTCGGGATCCCGCACCATGAACGTCGGCATTGACGCCGGCCATGAATTTATCAGGCTCGTCAAGACAGTAAGAACCACCGACGGAAAATGGAAGCTCCTCGATGCCCGGAAGTTGCCTTACCCTGTCGGTGTGACGAAAGGCACCCCGGAATTGATCACTTTCCTGCGGGATGAACTAGCGAAGTTTGGTTGCTCTGCCAAGGATAACTGCGGGCTATGGATGATCATGTCCGCCGCCGAGGTTGAAGTCCGCCACATCCGAATCCCCAAAGTCGCCAAAAAGCAGATCGCAAACGCCGTCTACTGGGGAATGCGCAAGGAATACTCCTTCGACGAGAAAGAGAACATTTTTGATTTCGAGGTCCAGGGAGAGGTTATCGATCAGGGCATACCAAAACTGTCCGTGATGGCCTATACAGCGCCGAAGAAAGTGGTGGACGAAACGCGGCGGCAGTTTGCCCAGGCGGGGATTCCTCTCGACGGAATGGTCATTACGCCGTTTGCCGTGCAGAATATCTTCCGGACAGGATGGATGGCCGCTGCCAAAGAAACGGTAGCCAGCCTTTTCATCGGCAACGAATTCTCCCGTATCGACGTTTATTCCAAGGGAAACCTCGTCATGTCCCGGGGCATCAAGACAGGTGTCCGGAGCATGGTTGAGGCGCTCATGGAGACATACAATGACGAGCGCCGCCCGGATCCGGATGCACCTTCGGGCCGCCGGGTCATGACCTTCGAAGAAGCCCGCCAGATTGTATTCGGATTGAGCCCCGAGTCGCCGACGAAAGAAGAACGGGAACGCTCGGGATTGACCGAGCAGGATGTATTCAAGATGCTCGAACCGGCGCTGGAGAGACTGGCCCGCCAGGTGGAACGGACTTTTGAGTATTTCATGACGAATGTCAGCAATGACAGGGTCGAGCAAATCTTTGTATCCAGCGTCATGAATGTCTATCGGCCGATGCTGGACTATGTCGGCGAGCAGTTGGCCATCGAGCGGGATATTTTCGATCCCCTGGATCCGAAATTCGCCGACATACCGTCGAATCTGAACCTCACTCCTTCCGAACGAATCGCCTTCATGCCGGCCCTCGGCGTCGCACTTTCCGACAACGCTCATACGCCCAACGTCATTTTTACCTATCAGCAAAAAGAAGAAGCGGAACAGATACAAAAGATCAACCGTTTCATCTTCGGTGGTTTCATAGCCGGCCTTGCCGTATGCGCTCTCATCTTCGGCTATCAGTTCCTGCAGATGAGCCAGAAGAAGGATGCCATAGGCAAGCTTGAGGCAAAACTTGCCCAGTTTTCCCCACAGGTGACGCAGTCGATGGTTTCGGATCTTCTCGCTTCCATGAAGCAACGCCGCGACGTCCTCCATGATTATTCGGTGCGATACCTCGGCATGGCCATCATCGGGGAACTCACGGCCTTGACTCCACCGGATATCAGACTCCTTTCCGTTAAATCAGGATTGGATTATCCTGTCGCCGCCAAAACTGCCTCCACGCCACAAGCTCAGGGGGCGGCTCCGGCCACCCCACCACCTCCACAGGCTGGTGCGCCGGCTGCAGCAGGAACCGCGGCAAAAGAAATGCTGCTTGAGGGATTGATCTTCGGTGATGCCGCGACGTTTGAATCCCAGTTGTTCCGCTATCGCGTGGCCCTTGAAAACTCTCCACTTTTCAAGAGCGTAACCGTCAAGAAACAGGATCTGGAGCCTTTCCGGAAAGGGCGGGTCCTCCATTTCATCATCAGCATGCAGATCGGGTGA
- a CDS encoding thiol:disulfide interchange protein, which produces MEQILSEWLSASLHGSFLVPLLAAYLGGVLVSFTPCVYPVIPITVAYIGNQGAGSRRRALLLSIVYVTGMSLTYSGFGAMAALSGSLFGRMQSNPWVSFAVGNLCLLMGLSMLDVFSLSFPVPQWVGNLQTGGRIRGMAGGLLMGVTAGFIVGPCTAPILAVLLGYVAAQQNVPFGMALLFVFSFGMGTLLILLGTFSALLAGLPKSGLWMERIRRLLGWILVGSGEYFLIQAGMFWG; this is translated from the coding sequence ATGGAACAAATCCTGTCCGAATGGCTGTCGGCCTCCCTGCACGGCTCCTTCCTGGTGCCGCTCCTCGCCGCTTACTTAGGCGGAGTCTTGGTCAGCTTCACTCCCTGCGTCTATCCCGTCATCCCGATCACGGTAGCTTACATTGGAAACCAGGGAGCCGGATCGCGACGCCGGGCCCTGCTCCTGTCCATTGTCTATGTCACGGGCATGTCCTTGACATACAGCGGGTTTGGCGCTATGGCGGCCCTGTCGGGCAGTCTGTTCGGCAGGATGCAGTCCAATCCGTGGGTTTCCTTTGCCGTCGGCAATCTCTGTCTGCTGATGGGGCTGTCCATGCTGGATGTATTCTCCCTGTCCTTCCCGGTGCCCCAATGGGTCGGAAATCTGCAGACCGGCGGACGGATCCGGGGCATGGCCGGCGGCCTCCTAATGGGCGTGACGGCCGGTTTCATAGTCGGCCCCTGCACGGCGCCGATTCTGGCCGTCCTGCTCGGTTACGTCGCAGCGCAGCAGAATGTCCCCTTCGGCATGGCCCTGCTTTTTGTTTTTTCCTTCGGCATGGGCACGCTGCTGATTCTGTTGGGGACGTTCTCGGCCCTGCTGGCGGGCCTGCCGAAGTCGGGCCTGTGGATGGAACGGATCCGCAGACTCCTCGGCTGGATCCTCGTCGGGAGCGGGGAGTATTTCCTGATTCAGGCCGGCATGTTCTGGGGGTGA
- a CDS encoding redoxin domain-containing protein, giving the protein MRALHKYKKKLQNPFLLFLMAGIFLLASCDAPPPPVRTGPGPAEGQAPDFTLQDVNGQKFSLRDQQGKTTLIVFSTTWCSSCRSEIPYYKELYARFQPKGLVMVNIDILESKSKVSRFVSQYQLPYRTLLDETGQVAESFGVRGVPSLAVIRPDGGLACMPCRNPEETLASLVGK; this is encoded by the coding sequence ATGAGAGCGCTTCATAAATATAAAAAAAAGTTGCAGAACCCTTTTCTTCTGTTCCTGATGGCGGGCATTTTCCTCCTTGCCTCCTGCGACGCCCCGCCTCCGCCGGTCCGGACCGGCCCAGGGCCCGCGGAGGGACAAGCCCCGGATTTCACGCTCCAGGATGTCAACGGACAGAAATTCAGTCTCCGCGACCAGCAGGGGAAAACGACCCTGATCGTCTTTTCCACGACCTGGTGCTCCAGTTGCCGGTCTGAAATCCCTTACTATAAAGAGCTTTACGCCCGATTCCAGCCTAAGGGACTGGTCATGGTCAACATCGACATTCTCGAGTCGAAGAGCAAGGTGTCCCGCTTCGTCTCCCAGTACCAGCTCCCCTACAGGACTCTGCTGGATGAAACAGGACAGGTGGCGGAGTCGTTCGGCGTCCGGGGCGTTCCTTCCCTCGCCGTCATCAGGCCGGACGGGGGACTCGCCTGCATGCCCTGCAGGAACCCCGAGGAGACCCTGGCCTCCCTGGTGGGGAAATGA
- a CDS encoding methionyl-tRNA formyltransferase, giving the protein MTKPTILFMGTPEFATPSLKALIRAGYPVVGVVTQPDRPKGRGKHLAPPAAKVKAEELGIEVFQPERVRDGSFLDTLRRLRPDLVAVAAFGQILPKAVLEAPPLGCLNVHPSLLPKYRGAAPINWTLIRGERVTGVTIMFMDEGMDTGDILLQEETPIGAEENAGELHDRLAVSGAGLLVRTIDGLLAGTVRRRPQESNLATLAPRLTKEHGLIRWEQPAAEIVNLVRGLAPAPCAYTWLDGKQVKVFSASAQEQPATEPPGKIRALVDAGLAVSAGDGVVLLKDIQMESKKRMPVREFFRGYRPRSSFLTDSPTARTAE; this is encoded by the coding sequence ATGACGAAACCCACCATCCTGTTCATGGGCACCCCCGAATTCGCCACCCCTTCCCTGAAGGCGCTGATCCGGGCCGGATACCCCGTCGTCGGAGTCGTGACGCAACCCGACCGACCCAAGGGGAGGGGCAAACACCTCGCCCCGCCGGCGGCAAAAGTGAAGGCGGAAGAACTCGGCATCGAAGTCTTCCAGCCCGAGCGGGTCCGGGACGGATCCTTCCTCGACACGCTCCGCCGCCTCCGCCCGGACCTGGTGGCCGTGGCGGCCTTCGGCCAGATCCTGCCCAAGGCCGTCCTGGAAGCCCCCCCTCTGGGCTGCCTTAACGTTCACCCCTCGCTGCTCCCGAAATATCGCGGCGCGGCGCCGATCAACTGGACCCTCATCCGGGGCGAGCGTGTCACCGGCGTCACCATCATGTTCATGGACGAGGGGATGGACACCGGCGACATCCTCCTCCAGGAAGAGACCCCCATCGGAGCGGAGGAGAATGCCGGGGAGCTCCACGACCGCCTGGCCGTCAGCGGTGCCGGCCTGCTCGTCCGGACGATTGATGGCCTACTGGCCGGAACGGTCCGCCGACGCCCCCAGGAATCGAACCTCGCAACGCTCGCACCGCGTCTGACCAAAGAACACGGCCTGATTCGCTGGGAGCAGCCAGCTGCGGAGATCGTCAACCTGGTCCGCGGCCTAGCCCCCGCACCCTGCGCCTATACGTGGCTGGACGGGAAGCAGGTGAAGGTTTTCTCCGCCTCCGCGCAAGAACAGCCCGCCACCGAACCGCCCGGGAAAATTCGAGCCCTCGTGGACGCCGGGCTCGCGGTTTCCGCCGGTGACGGTGTCGTCCTCCTCAAGGACATCCAGATGGAGAGCAAGAAACGCATGCCCGTCCGGGAGTTCTTCCGGGGGTACCGCCCCCGAAGCAGCTTCCTGACGGACTCCCCAACGGCACGGACCGCAGAATGA
- the rsmB gene encoding 16S rRNA (cytosine(967)-C(5))-methyltransferase RsmB — MNASPRRAAVEILNRVDTTGAFAEPLLDEVLSGRLFTEPADRALLTQIVYGTLRMRGYLDWVIRSLCEKRSPAVSTTARNILRTALYQIHFTDRIPDYAAVNEAVGIAKKLDPRTVPFVNGLLRNAVRRKDEVPLPSGTKDPARRVSIVHSHPLWLVKQWIRSYGLEETVDLCRAGNEIPPLAARVNALKASRREVREELAAEGIEAADAPWSLDGIILSHTGRSARELSCWKAGRITIQDEASQLVARLLYARPGDRILDLCAGTGGKATHLAERTGDGASIVAMDSSPAKLRELEKNAARLGIRSIRTQPVDATAELGEHFHNSFQSVLVDAPCSGLGTLRRNPEIKWRIGVSDVPPLSVLQSRLMDRGARCVSPGGTLVYSTCTLLKQENEDVVADFLRRHGDFQQVREIHEIPKELLDMNGFFRTLPHRHGTDGFFAAVLRKATR; from the coding sequence ATGAATGCCTCCCCGCGCCGGGCTGCCGTCGAGATTCTCAACCGCGTTGACACCACCGGCGCCTTCGCGGAGCCGCTCCTCGACGAGGTCCTCTCCGGCCGCTTATTCACCGAACCGGCCGACCGTGCTCTCCTGACTCAGATCGTCTATGGGACTCTGCGGATGCGGGGCTACCTGGACTGGGTGATCCGGTCGCTCTGCGAGAAGCGGTCACCCGCCGTCTCCACAACGGCCAGAAACATCCTGCGAACAGCCCTTTATCAGATCCACTTCACGGACCGGATTCCCGACTATGCGGCCGTGAACGAAGCCGTCGGCATCGCGAAAAAACTGGATCCCCGCACGGTACCCTTTGTCAACGGCCTGCTCCGGAACGCCGTCCGCCGCAAAGACGAAGTCCCCCTGCCTTCGGGAACAAAAGACCCGGCACGCCGGGTCTCCATCGTCCATTCCCACCCGCTATGGCTCGTCAAGCAGTGGATCCGCAGCTACGGCCTCGAGGAAACCGTGGATCTCTGCAGAGCCGGCAACGAAATCCCGCCGCTCGCCGCCCGTGTGAACGCGCTGAAAGCGAGCCGCAGGGAAGTACGCGAAGAGCTGGCCGCGGAAGGAATTGAAGCAGCGGATGCGCCATGGTCTCTCGACGGCATCATCCTTTCTCATACGGGCCGGTCAGCCCGTGAGCTTTCCTGCTGGAAGGCTGGACGGATCACGATTCAGGACGAGGCCTCCCAGTTGGTGGCCCGCCTGCTCTATGCGCGACCGGGCGACAGGATCCTCGACCTGTGCGCAGGTACAGGAGGAAAAGCAACCCACTTGGCTGAACGGACGGGTGACGGAGCGTCGATCGTAGCCATGGATTCCAGCCCGGCAAAGCTCCGGGAACTGGAGAAGAACGCGGCCCGGCTGGGGATCCGCTCGATACGGACGCAGCCGGTGGACGCCACCGCTGAACTCGGGGAGCACTTCCACAATTCTTTCCAAAGCGTCCTGGTGGACGCGCCCTGCTCAGGCCTGGGCACGCTGCGCAGGAATCCCGAGATCAAGTGGCGTATCGGCGTATCGGATGTCCCCCCCCTGAGCGTCCTCCAGAGTAGGCTCATGGACCGGGGAGCCCGCTGTGTCTCGCCCGGCGGGACCCTGGTTTACAGCACCTGCACGCTCCTCAAGCAGGAAAACGAAGACGTCGTCGCGGATTTCCTCCGCAGGCACGGGGATTTCCAACAGGTTCGGGAAATCCATGAAATCCCGAAGGAATTGCTGGACATGAATGGCTTTTTCCGCACACTCCCCCATCGCCACGGCACGGACGGCTTCTTCGCGGCGGTTCTCCGGAAAGCGACCCGTTGA
- a CDS encoding DEAD/DEAH box helicase, whose protein sequence is MKPEADPLLRSVFSRIGRPPEAPFVPDPFQLEALEAVRQSDCLVTAPTGSGKTWIAEEAIEDVFRRGGRAWYASPLKALTNAKWVEFGQRFGADHVGILTGDTKENADAPIIVGTTEILRNQLYDAMHQGKDLPCDLVILDEAHYLGDPDRGVVWEEIMIYLPTRINLLLLSATIGNAEEIASWLASLREKPCRVVRETGRPVPLHPLFLHPSGRVMPFLDQRRLYGKVAEFVGGGSTPASRGRPPHFGDILRVLREYKLLPAIFFLKSRSECDGALKTCRSGPGVHAGEAFRDDLQDQFARFPYLEQHRQLHDLQRWRVAAHHGGQLPAWKFLVERMMKQGHLEAIFATSTVAAGVNFPARTIVLFNSDIFDGHSFNPLTGTAFHQMTGRAGRRGQDKIGFLALVPGRFLDVSHIRRLLFREPEPIESRIRNDFSMVLNLLLSQTPEDVRVIFERSFAAYQAAARGKKPGRGLWEGFLRHLDFLKAEGFVGEDDRLTENGLWASKLRLDHPLLIAEGLRRGAFPAEDEQLFAAAIAPFVYDGDQDVKFESKKIPRKFRDAVGKVAAVLKPLLDRMKAAGFPVQPLRLWPALVVYDWARGFPWDDIVRRSGINDGDLAMLVLRTADNLRQIMSLRESHPETAALAAKGREAILREPVVFEWE, encoded by the coding sequence ATGAAGCCCGAAGCGGACCCGCTTCTCCGGAGCGTTTTTTCCCGCATCGGCCGGCCCCCGGAAGCCCCCTTCGTTCCCGATCCCTTCCAGCTGGAGGCGCTGGAGGCGGTACGGCAGTCCGACTGCCTCGTCACGGCGCCCACAGGATCCGGCAAGACCTGGATTGCCGAGGAGGCCATCGAGGACGTCTTTCGCCGCGGGGGCCGGGCCTGGTACGCCTCCCCCCTCAAGGCCCTGACGAATGCCAAGTGGGTGGAGTTCGGCCAGCGCTTCGGGGCCGATCATGTCGGGATCCTGACGGGAGACACGAAAGAAAACGCAGATGCGCCGATCATCGTCGGAACGACGGAGATCCTTCGGAATCAGCTTTATGACGCGATGCACCAGGGAAAGGATTTGCCCTGCGACCTGGTGATTCTCGACGAGGCCCACTACCTGGGGGACCCGGACCGGGGTGTCGTCTGGGAAGAGATCATGATCTACCTGCCGACGCGGATCAACCTCCTGCTCCTTTCCGCCACGATCGGCAATGCCGAGGAGATCGCCTCCTGGCTGGCTTCCCTGCGGGAAAAGCCCTGTCGGGTCGTCCGGGAGACGGGACGTCCCGTTCCCCTCCACCCCCTTTTTTTGCATCCCTCCGGCCGGGTCATGCCGTTTCTCGACCAGCGGCGCCTCTACGGGAAAGTGGCCGAGTTTGTCGGTGGCGGAAGCACTCCGGCGAGCCGCGGCCGTCCGCCCCATTTCGGCGACATCCTCCGGGTGCTCCGGGAGTACAAGCTCCTGCCGGCGATTTTCTTTCTCAAGTCCCGGTCCGAGTGCGACGGGGCCCTCAAGACCTGCCGGAGCGGCCCGGGCGTTCATGCCGGCGAGGCCTTCCGGGACGATCTGCAGGACCAGTTTGCCCGATTCCCCTATCTGGAGCAGCACCGCCAGCTTCACGACCTCCAGCGCTGGCGCGTGGCGGCCCACCACGGCGGTCAGCTGCCGGCCTGGAAATTCCTGGTCGAACGGATGATGAAGCAGGGCCACCTGGAGGCCATCTTCGCCACCTCTACGGTTGCCGCAGGCGTGAACTTCCCGGCCCGGACCATTGTCCTGTTCAACTCGGACATTTTCGACGGCCACTCCTTCAATCCCCTGACGGGAACGGCCTTCCACCAGATGACCGGCCGAGCGGGTCGCCGGGGGCAGGACAAGATCGGCTTCCTGGCCCTCGTCCCGGGGCGCTTCCTGGACGTCTCCCACATACGGCGGCTCCTCTTCCGGGAGCCCGAGCCCATCGAAAGCCGGATCCGCAACGACTTCTCCATGGTCCTGAACCTGCTTCTGTCCCAGACGCCGGAGGATGTGCGGGTCATCTTCGAGCGGTCCTTCGCCGCCTACCAGGCCGCCGCCAGAGGGAAAAAACCGGGACGGGGACTCTGGGAGGGCTTTCTCCGGCACCTTGATTTTCTGAAGGCGGAGGGATTCGTCGGAGAAGACGACCGGCTGACGGAGAACGGCCTTTGGGCCTCGAAGCTGCGGCTTGACCATCCGCTCCTGATCGCCGAGGGACTCCGGCGGGGTGCGTTTCCGGCGGAAGACGAGCAGCTCTTCGCCGCCGCCATCGCGCCTTTCGTCTACGACGGCGACCAGGATGTGAAGTTCGAGTCGAAGAAGATCCCGCGAAAATTCCGGGATGCCGTGGGTAAGGTCGCAGCGGTCCTCAAGCCTCTGCTGGACCGGATGAAGGCCGCCGGATTTCCCGTCCAGCCGCTCCGTCTCTGGCCGGCCCTCGTGGTGTACGACTGGGCACGCGGCTTTCCATGGGACGACATTGTCCGCCGGAGCGGGATCAACGACGGGGACCTGGCCATGCTGGTCCTCCGTACGGCGGACAACCTCCGGCAGATCATGTCGCTCCGCGAGAGCCACCCGGAAACGGCGGCGCTGGCGGCAAAGGGCCGGGAGGCGATCCTTCGGGAGCCCGTTGTGTTCGAGTGGGAGTAA